A single region of the Fenollaria sporofastidiosus genome encodes:
- a CDS encoding recombinase family protein, producing the protein MMEDIKSGKDGVSFVLVFKLSRFARNAADVLSTLQIMQDYGVNLICVEDGIDSSKDAGKLMISVLSAVAEIERENIRIQTM; encoded by the coding sequence ATGATGGAAGATATAAAATCTGGAAAAGATGGAGTGTCTTTTGTTCTTGTGTTTAAGTTATCAAGATTTGCAAGAAATGCCGCTGATGTTCTTTCTACACTTCAGATAATGCAGGATTATGGAGTTAATCTTATCTGCGTTGAAGATGGCATTGATTCATCTAAAGATGCTGGGAAACTAATGATTTCTGTTTTATCAGCTGTGGCTGAAATAGAAAGAGAAAACATACGTATTCAAACAATGTAA